CTGTAGGAGTTGGATAGACTCGTTGAATGTCTGGAATAGCACGTCGCAGCGCATCCTCCTTTTTAGGGTTGTCACTCCTTCGTTTCTTGTTGGAACCGGTCTCGATCGTTAGAATAGAGCGTTAGGACGTGAAAGGAGGAAGGGCATGAATATTACGAAACTACTTCATACTCGGATGCGGGTGAGTGACATGTCGCAAACAATCGCCTTCTACCGGGATGTCTTAGGATTAGAAGTCATCGAGGAAAAAGTCTCGCCTCGGGGATCGCATTTGGCATTCTTGGCAGTCCCTAATAGCGACGAACTCATCGAATTATGCAGTTTTCCTGCCAGTGGCCCCGTGAAGGTCCAAGAGGACCTCGTCCACTTGGCATTCCAAGTCCCAAACCTAGACGACACCATACGAGAATTGAATGAGAAGGACATCCCGATTACGGATGGCCCCACTACTTCTTCTTCCGGAAGCCGTTTCATCTTCGTGGATGCCCCTGATGGCTACGAAATCGAATTCATTGAACGCCCGCCCGGGGTCACAATCGTCTAGGTTCGTTCTGTTTTTAACGCATGCATACTGACTATCCGCGCGACCATGATCACGATACGGACGCACCGCCGGTCGATCTCGATCAAAAACTCCGCATCCTTCCGAGCCAGCCCGGCGTGTATCTCTTCAAGAATGCCAAAGATGAGATCCTGTACATCGGAAAGGCTGCGGTCTTATCGGATCGTGTGCGATCGTATTTTCAAACGAGGGCAGACTTCTCACCAAAAATCTCCGTATTAAGTTCCCTCATCCGGGACATCGAGACCATTGTCACGCAATCCGAGCTCGAAGCGCTGCTCCTCGAAAGCAACCTGATCAAACGGCATCGCCCACGGTTCAATGTTGTCCTGCGAGACGACAAACAATATCCCTATCTTCGATTGCCCATCAAAGAGGATTTTCCTCGGCTGTCGATCGTCCGACGAGTCAAACGGGATCATGCGCTATATTTCGGCCCTTACGTTCCCACTGGAGCCATGCGGGAAACGATAAAAATTATTCGCAAGGTCTTTCCTCTGGCAACCTGCGCCATCGATATCGATGGCACCGCGGACCGAGCATGTTTAGAATTCGAGATCAAACGCTGCATGGCCCCCTGCACGGGCAATCAGAGCAAAGAGGAATATCATCGCATCGTCAAACACGTCTGCCTGTTCTTGGAGGGTCGCGATCGCGAACTCGTCGACTCTCTCCGTTCGGACATGTACGCGGCCGCGGATCGAGAAGAGTTCGAAACAGCCGCTCGATTACGGGATCGCATCGCTCGTGTTGAAAAGACGCTTGAAAAGCAACGTATTACGCAGGTCGGCGCCATTGATCAAGATGTATTCGGCATCGCTCGATCTGGATCCGCCATTGACCTGCAATTGCTGTTCGTTCGAGGGGGCTTGCTCATCGGCCGGAAGGACTTTTTCTGGAATGATGGCCAGGACGCGACTGACGCGGAACTGATCCGATCGACGATTGAACAGTTCTACAACAAAGACATGCTGCCACCCAAGGAACTCTTGGTCCCCACCAGGTTCGCCGACCAAGATCTCGTGAAAACATGGTTGAGCGAGAAAAAAGGTCAACCGGTAAGAATTCTGGTTCCGGCGCGGGGTGCGAAACATGATCTGATTACATTGGCCCGAGAAAATGCGACCGTGGCACTCGACCATCATTTGCACAAGCAAAACAAAGAACAAATTGCACGTCGAGAGCTACAAGGCCTGCTCCACCTTCCCCAAGAACCCATGCGAATCGAGGGATTTGACATTTCCAATACCATGGGGACGAATTCCGTCGCCTCCATGGTCGTCTGGGAAGACGGCAAGATGAACAAGTCTGACTACCGACGCTTCAAGATTCAGACTGTCGAAGGGGCCAATGATTTTGCCAGTATCGAGGAGGTGATTACACGTCGCTACGGCGGGACTCTGGCAGAGAAGAGCGACAAAGCCCTGCCATTGCCTGATGTCATCCTCATTGACGGGGGACAAGGACAGCTGAACGCCGCAGTCAGGGCTCTACAAAAACTCCAACTTTCACGAACGCCTGTATTCGGCTTGGCCAAAGCGAAAGGTCAGAAAGAGGAACGCATATACCGCCCAGGCGACTCCTCCCCTATTGTGTTACCTCGAGATTCACAAATCAGCCGCCTAGTACAAACTATTCGTGACGAAGCGCACCGATTTGCTATCCGCTATCATCGTCGACTTCGTTCTCAATCCATCATCCCCCTTCAATCGACACGACGCCGGAACGTTTCGCGCCAACGAACCGGAACAACAGAGCAAGGGTCGGAAGACAAACGATGATTATCGTGAGTCGTGAGGTCACAACAATTTCCGCCATACACATTTTTTATTTTTCACGGTCTGCGGCGGCGTCTATTGACTCCTTACCCCTACACTCCTTACGTTTCACTCATCTAGAAGTGAGATCGACCACCTCTTTAATATTATGCTAACCAACCATCCTCTCCTAGCGTGGACAATCAGCATTTTGTTTTCCCTCTTGGCGATCTCCTTCGTCATTCAATTGGTCGATGATGCCGGGGATCCAATCGTGTTGGATCCAAATCACAAACTCGAACTTCCTCCCCCTCCACAATCCATGTACCAAATAGGAAAAGAGTCCCAACGCCCACCAACACGGACTGATCAAAAGACATCCCCCTCCATAAAACAACACCCAGAAAAGAACGCCATCAATCCGTAACGAACCACGATCTCATCCCCTTGACGGTTTCTAAACTCTCTAATCCAGCGCACCTTAAGAAATTCAGGCTATATCCCGACAAAGACGACAATACGTCTCCAAAGCTTGAGCCGTGACTCTCGACAGGACGTTACCCCACAAGAGCCATAAGCGATGGGCTGTGAATGAGTCTTTTGATAGCCATCAATACATTGTTTCTTGCGCACATCAAACTTCTGGTCCACCTAATTCTAAACCGGATCAATTGAAACCCTCTTCATGTTTGAGGCAGACAATCTTGAACCATTCGTAGCGTCCATCGCGCCACTCATGGAAATCCCATTCAACGCTCATGAGTGATCATCATCCCAACTTCACCCAATATCAATCGTTTGATTACCTGCCTGACGGGATCTGCATTATCCAAAAGAATTGGCTTATCAGATATTGGAATCTTACGCTTCAAGAATGGACCGGGCTTTCTAAGGCATCCGTCGAAAACAAGTCACTCCCATCGCTATTCCCTCATTTAGTCAGGACGCAATGGATTTCTCGGCTGAGTCCCTTGTTTCAAGGTGGCTCTCCCGTCACATTTGAACCTGGACTCGCCCCTCCCATTTTCCCATCCCTGCTTTCTGGAGGCCAACCTCGCATTCAACACACGATCGCCAAGGCCATACGAACTTCAGATGACCAGGAGTGGGAGATATTGATCACGACGCGAGATGTGTCAGGCTTGCCGGAAAATCTTTACGGGGGAGACAAGTCTCAAACGCGCACCCTTCAGAAAATTGACCTACCTTCAGAATCGCAAGGCAGTCGGTCGACTCATGAAAATTGGCTGGCTATCGTTGCGAACAATATCCCGGCACTGATCGCGTATTTTGACTCGACATGTCGCTATCAATTTGCCAATCAACGCTATTTGGATTTTTTCCAGTTGACAGAAGATCAAATAATCGGAAAACACGCTCGAGACATTCTTCCGGAAGACGTGTACGAACAGACGGTCAAAAACCAGGTAGATCGAGCTACAGATAGAAAACAGACCAGATTTCAAATCAAAATAAAGGATGGCGTAGGTCGCCAACGCTGGATAGAGCTAACCTATGGACCATATCATGATCTCCATGGGCGATTTCTGGGATTCTTTGCCGTCATGCTGGACATTCATGAACGAAAATGTGCTGAAGAAGAATTGCGCAACTTATCAGATCGTCTACAGCTGGCCACCCAATCAGCTCATATAGGTATTTGGGAGTGGGACATTCATTCGAATGTTCTTACCTGGGATGAACAGATGTTCAGGATATTCGCGGTAGATAGAAAAGCGGTAGATAGAAAACACGTTAACGGCTGCTATAACTACTGGCGTCAAACCGTGGTCCCGGAGGATCTCCCAGCGGTCGAGGCGATAATCCAATCGGCATTACAGGACCGAACAGCGTTTCAGACAGAATTTCGCATTAGATGGCCGGATCAATCGATTCACTATATCCAGGCTTACGGCATCATTCAATACGATCACCAACATGAACCTGTTCGCCTGATCGGGGTCAACTGGGATATTACCCGGGATAAAAAAGTGGATGAACAGTTCCGCCTAGTCGTCGAAGCCGCGCCCAGTGGAATGCTGATGGTCGACAACAAGGGCAACATAGTCTTGGCGAATCAACAGATTGAAACCATTTTTGGGTATACGCGGGAAGAACTCATGGGACAGTCTGTCGAAATGTTGATACCCAAGCGTTTTCAACGACATCATAAGACATACCGAGAGGGATTTTTCATCAAACCACAGACTCGTAGCATGCGATCAGGCGACGGGATACTTGGTCTTCGAAAGAATGGAACGGAATTTTCAGCAGAAATTGGGCTGAGTCCACTCGTGACAAATCAAGGCACGTTCGTACTTGCCGCGATCTTCGATATCTCTGAACGGAAAAAAATCGAATATCGCATAAAAGCTGAACACGACATCGCCAAAGCATTGACCGAAGCTTCCTCATTGGATGAGGCAGCTCTTCCTCTTCTCCAAGCCATTTGCGTCAATCTTCAATGGGAAGTTGGGGCGTTCTGGAAACCTCTTGAACGTGATGAAGAGCTTTTTTGTGTCGGCATGTTTGAAATGACTCCCGATTCTCATCCCACGTTTCGAAAGGAAACCTTCAACACGACATTTGCCCCGGGCATTGGCCTGCCAGGCCGTGTCTGGCAGAACGGTAAGCCAGCATGGATCAAAGATGTGACGACAGATATGAATTTTCCTCGTGCACCGTTCGCAGAGGCCGAAAACCTCCATACGGCAATCGCGTTTCCCATTGAAATGGATGGATATCTATACGGAGTCATGGAATTCTTCTGTTCAGAGCTCCTTAGTCCAAACACGGACATTTTGGCGATGATGAAAAACATCGGTCGTCACGTTGGTCAATTTGCCAAACGAAGAGACGCCGAACTGAGGGTCGCGACCAGCGCACATATTTTGGAGCAGCAAAATCGCGATCTTGCCCATGCACGAGATGAAGCGCTTTCAGCGGTCAAGGCGAAATCCGACTTTCTTGCCACGATGAGTCATGAGATCCGCACGCCCATGAATGGCATCATCGGGATGACTGACTTATTACTGAACACCTCATTAGACGATGAACAATTGGATTTAGCCAAGACCGTCAAGTCTTCAGGAGAACTTTTACTGAAGATTATCAATGACATCTTGGACTTCTCCAAGACAGAAGCCGGGAAATTAAATCTAGAATCCATTCCATTTGACCTCCGCTCCTGTATTGAAGAAGTCCTGGATTTGCTCGCGGAACGCGCAGAGGCGAAAGGTCTTGAGCTGATCAGTATCGTCTACGCATCCACCCCCACGGCCCTTATCGGAGATCCAGGGAGAATTCGTCAGATCGTGATGAACCTGGTAGGCAATGCTATTAAATTCACTGAAAAAGGCGAAATCGTCTTGCGGGTTTCCGCCCCTCAGCAACAGGAAGAGTTCGTGCACATTCGAATGGAAGTATCCGACACAGGCATTGGAATGTCCGAGGAGGTCCAAAGCCGTCTCTTTCAATCCTTTACACAAGCCGACAGTTCAACAACGCGCAAATATGGAGGAACCGGACTTGGGTTGGCCATATGCAAAAAACTCGTGACTCTCATGGGTGGTGAAATCGGCGTGGACACTTCGCTGGATCAGGGAAGTACATTTTGGTTTACGATTCCTTTGAAACAACAGGACCATGAAACATCAACGTCTGTTGCACCTCCCAGCTTTCTTCGGAACATTCGAATCTGCCTCGCCGAAAGTAACGATACGGTCAGATTCCTTATTCGACACTATGTGCAGGATTGGGGATCGGTTTGTACAGCCACGGCGACAGGAGCTGAGACAATCGCCAGATTACAAGAAGGTATCACAAGACACGAGCCTTACGAATTGACGATCATCGGACGCCAACTTGACGACATGGATGGCATTGAACTCGCCCATTTCATCAAATCCGATCCACGTATCGCCAGTACTCGAATGGTCCTCCTGTCCTCTCTTGGGCAACGGGGAGAGGCCCGTTCCGCTCAAGATGCCGGATTTTCAGCGTACCTCACAAAACCCGTCAAACAGGAGCAATTGTATAAGTGTTTGACGATGGTCATGGGGAAAACGCAATCCGCCACGGATCAAGTGGAAGCCACGACAACATCTCTGATCACCAGACACACACTGATGGAAGATGAAAACCGAAAAAAGATTCGGGTCTTATTAGCTGAAGACAACGTGGTCAATCAAAAAGTCGCTGGAAAAATGCTCAATAAACTGGGCTATCGCGTCGACATCGTCACAAATGGGAGAGAAGCCATTGAGGCCCTGGCTCAAGCTTCGTATGACCTCATTTTCATGGATTGTCAGATGCCTGAGATGGATGGGTGGGAAGCCACAAGAAGAATCCGTGCAGTGGAACACGAACAGCTGAATACGGATGAGGAGTCTGTGTCTCAGGCCTCACGCGTCACATCTCACGTGCCAATTATCGCCATGACGGCGAATGCC
The genomic region above belongs to Nitrospirales bacterium and contains:
- a CDS encoding VOC family protein, translated to MNITKLLHTRMRVSDMSQTIAFYRDVLGLEVIEEKVSPRGSHLAFLAVPNSDELIELCSFPASGPVKVQEDLVHLAFQVPNLDDTIRELNEKDIPITDGPTTSSSGSRFIFVDAPDGYEIEFIERPPGVTIV
- the uvrC gene encoding excinuclease ABC subunit UvrC; amino-acid sequence: MHTDYPRDHDHDTDAPPVDLDQKLRILPSQPGVYLFKNAKDEILYIGKAAVLSDRVRSYFQTRADFSPKISVLSSLIRDIETIVTQSELEALLLESNLIKRHRPRFNVVLRDDKQYPYLRLPIKEDFPRLSIVRRVKRDHALYFGPYVPTGAMRETIKIIRKVFPLATCAIDIDGTADRACLEFEIKRCMAPCTGNQSKEEYHRIVKHVCLFLEGRDRELVDSLRSDMYAAADREEFETAARLRDRIARVEKTLEKQRITQVGAIDQDVFGIARSGSAIDLQLLFVRGGLLIGRKDFFWNDGQDATDAELIRSTIEQFYNKDMLPPKELLVPTRFADQDLVKTWLSEKKGQPVRILVPARGAKHDLITLARENATVALDHHLHKQNKEQIARRELQGLLHLPQEPMRIEGFDISNTMGTNSVASMVVWEDGKMNKSDYRRFKIQTVEGANDFASIEEVITRRYGGTLAEKSDKALPLPDVILIDGGQGQLNAAVRALQKLQLSRTPVFGLAKAKGQKEERIYRPGDSSPIVLPRDSQISRLVQTIRDEAHRFAIRYHRRLRSQSIIPLQSTRRRNVSRQRTGTTEQGSEDKR
- a CDS encoding PAS domain S-box protein, yielding MSDHHPNFTQYQSFDYLPDGICIIQKNWLIRYWNLTLQEWTGLSKASVENKSLPSLFPHLVRTQWISRLSPLFQGGSPVTFEPGLAPPIFPSLLSGGQPRIQHTIAKAIRTSDDQEWEILITTRDVSGLPENLYGGDKSQTRTLQKIDLPSESQGSRSTHENWLAIVANNIPALIAYFDSTCRYQFANQRYLDFFQLTEDQIIGKHARDILPEDVYEQTVKNQVDRATDRKQTRFQIKIKDGVGRQRWIELTYGPYHDLHGRFLGFFAVMLDIHERKCAEEELRNLSDRLQLATQSAHIGIWEWDIHSNVLTWDEQMFRIFAVDRKAVDRKHVNGCYNYWRQTVVPEDLPAVEAIIQSALQDRTAFQTEFRIRWPDQSIHYIQAYGIIQYDHQHEPVRLIGVNWDITRDKKVDEQFRLVVEAAPSGMLMVDNKGNIVLANQQIETIFGYTREELMGQSVEMLIPKRFQRHHKTYREGFFIKPQTRSMRSGDGILGLRKNGTEFSAEIGLSPLVTNQGTFVLAAIFDISERKKIEYRIKAEHDIAKALTEASSLDEAALPLLQAICVNLQWEVGAFWKPLERDEELFCVGMFEMTPDSHPTFRKETFNTTFAPGIGLPGRVWQNGKPAWIKDVTTDMNFPRAPFAEAENLHTAIAFPIEMDGYLYGVMEFFCSELLSPNTDILAMMKNIGRHVGQFAKRRDAELRVATSAHILEQQNRDLAHARDEALSAVKAKSDFLATMSHEIRTPMNGIIGMTDLLLNTSLDDEQLDLAKTVKSSGELLLKIINDILDFSKTEAGKLNLESIPFDLRSCIEEVLDLLAERAEAKGLELISIVYASTPTALIGDPGRIRQIVMNLVGNAIKFTEKGEIVLRVSAPQQQEEFVHIRMEVSDTGIGMSEEVQSRLFQSFTQADSSTTRKYGGTGLGLAICKKLVTLMGGEIGVDTSLDQGSTFWFTIPLKQQDHETSTSVAPPSFLRNIRICLAESNDTVRFLIRHYVQDWGSVCTATATGAETIARLQEGITRHEPYELTIIGRQLDDMDGIELAHFIKSDPRIASTRMVLLSSLGQRGEARSAQDAGFSAYLTKPVKQEQLYKCLTMVMGKTQSATDQVEATTTSLITRHTLMEDENRKKIRVLLAEDNVVNQKVAGKMLNKLGYRVDIVTNGREAIEALAQASYDLIFMDCQMPEMDGWEATRRIRAVEHEQLNTDEESVSQASRVTSHVPIIAMTANAMKGDREKCLNAGMDDFISKPVKLEQLEETLQRWTTRSTESEERSNVLSQNLSSPAPCIAQEVPPLDMNVLDELRALGGEEDPEFFSSVIDQFLEDIPPHLDAIRQAIEQHDADSLMKAAHGFKGSCRYIGAKPLADLCFSLEQLGRQGTTEGTDSLLEQFDAELFRVQRALQSEHQIQIRS